Proteins encoded in a region of the Leptolyngbya subtilissima AS-A7 genome:
- a CDS encoding carbohydrate ABC transporter permease, translating to MPPWLTRTPIHLALVTLSLLWTLPSLGLLISSLRPPTDVLASGWWTVFQHPFEFTQYSLENYRAVLGAAGMGQALLNSFTIAIPATVMPIAIATFAAYALAWMEFPGRQWLFLAIVALLVVPLQMTFIPLLRTYRDLGLTGTFAGVWLAHTGYSLPLGIYLLCNYIRALPKDLIEAAAVDGATHLKIFTRVVMPLSMPAIASFAVFQFLWVWNDLLVALVFLGGTPTVAPLTITLTNLVGSRGQDWHLLTAGAFVTMTVPLLVFFALQRYFVRGLLAGSVKG from the coding sequence ATGCCCCCCTGGCTCACCCGCACCCCCATCCACCTCGCCCTAGTCACCCTCTCCCTGCTGTGGACTCTCCCTAGCCTGGGTCTGCTGATCAGCTCCCTGCGGCCCCCGACTGACGTGCTCGCCAGCGGCTGGTGGACGGTGTTTCAGCACCCGTTTGAGTTCACCCAGTACAGCCTGGAGAACTACCGCGCGGTGCTGGGTGCGGCGGGCATGGGGCAGGCGTTGCTGAACAGCTTTACCATCGCGATTCCGGCGACGGTGATGCCGATCGCGATCGCCACCTTTGCTGCCTACGCCCTGGCCTGGATGGAGTTTCCCGGTCGCCAGTGGCTGTTTTTGGCGATCGTGGCGCTGCTGGTGGTGCCCCTGCAGATGACGTTTATTCCGCTGCTGCGCACCTACCGCGATTTGGGCCTAACGGGCACCTTTGCCGGGGTGTGGCTGGCCCACACGGGCTACAGTCTGCCCCTGGGAATTTACCTGCTGTGCAATTACATTCGGGCACTGCCAAAGGACTTGATCGAAGCGGCGGCGGTGGATGGGGCCACTCACCTCAAAATTTTTACGCGAGTGGTGATGCCGCTGTCGATGCCGGCGATCGCCTCCTTTGCAGTCTTCCAGTTTCTCTGGGTGTGGAATGATTTGCTGGTGGCGCTGGTGTTTTTGGGCGGCACCCCCACCGTCGCGCCCCTGACCATTACCCTCACCAACCTGGTCGGCTCGCGAGGCCAAGACTGGCATCTGCTCACCGCCGGGGCGTTTGTCACCATGACGGTGCCGCTGCTGGTGTTTTTTGCCCTCCAGCGGTACTTTGTGCGTGGGCTGTTGGCGGGGTCGGTGAAGGGGTAG
- a CDS encoding ABC transporter ATP-binding protein, producing the protein MPSVTFKSVTKRYGEFVALRDLNIEIGDREFLVFVGPSGCGKTTTLRLLAGLDAVTAGDIYIGARRVNELASRDRNIAMVFQSYALYPHMTVYDNMAFSLELQGLGKGDIQQRVQRAAQQMGLEDLLYRKPKELSGGQRQRVAVCRAIVRNPAVFLMDEPLSNLDAQLRVQARTEISRLHRELESTFIYVTHDQVEAMTMGTRIAILNQGVLQQIDTPQAIYSAPKNKFVAGFIGSPAMNFFDGVLVEMADQLWFKSDALSLPLPPTTSAQYQRYISQRVICGIRPEDIHDARYLPPSIVTAPLKGTITHTESMGHEVIVYLALGDGQSCAARVDRRSTLALGDRVELAVNTHVLHLFNSHTEEAIS; encoded by the coding sequence ATGCCCTCGGTCACCTTCAAGTCTGTTACTAAGCGCTACGGCGAGTTTGTGGCCCTCCGTGATTTGAATATTGAGATCGGCGATCGCGAATTCCTTGTCTTCGTTGGCCCTTCGGGCTGTGGCAAAACTACTACTCTGCGGCTGCTGGCGGGGTTGGATGCGGTTACTGCTGGGGATATTTATATTGGCGCTCGCCGGGTGAATGAGCTGGCTAGCCGCGATCGCAACATTGCCATGGTGTTTCAGTCCTACGCGCTGTATCCCCACATGACGGTGTATGACAACATGGCTTTTAGCCTGGAACTTCAGGGTTTGGGCAAGGGCGATATTCAGCAGCGGGTGCAGCGGGCGGCCCAGCAGATGGGGCTGGAAGATTTGCTTTACCGCAAGCCTAAGGAGCTATCGGGGGGGCAGCGGCAGCGGGTGGCGGTGTGTCGGGCGATCGTCCGCAACCCGGCGGTGTTTTTGATGGATGAACCCCTTTCTAACCTGGATGCTCAACTGCGCGTGCAGGCCCGCACCGAAATCAGTCGCCTGCACCGTGAGCTAGAAAGCACGTTCATTTATGTCACCCATGACCAGGTCGAAGCCATGACCATGGGCACCCGCATCGCCATTTTGAACCAGGGCGTCTTGCAGCAGATCGATACTCCCCAGGCGATCTACAGCGCTCCTAAAAACAAGTTTGTGGCCGGGTTTATCGGCAGTCCCGCGATGAATTTCTTTGATGGAGTTCTAGTCGAAATGGCCGATCAGCTTTGGTTCAAATCCGATGCTCTAAGCTTGCCTCTACCGCCGACAACCTCTGCCCAGTACCAGCGCTACATCAGTCAGCGGGTAATCTGCGGCATTCGCCCCGAAGACATTCACGATGCCCGCTACCTGCCTCCTAGCATAGTCACCGCTCCCCTCAAAGGCACCATTACCCACACTGAAAGCATGGGCCATGAGGTGATTGTTTACCTGGCTCTAGGCGACGGTCAGAGCTGCGCAGCTAGGGTAGATCGCCGCTCGACTCTGGCTTTGGGCGACAGGGTTGAACTGGCCGTGAACACCCATGTCCTACACCTGTTTAATTCCCACACTGAAGAGGCGATAAGTTAA
- a CDS encoding sensor domain-containing diguanylate cyclase, translating to MAKVPRGKRQSPRFWNEITPESSELQLSPTAWRHEATVNRQIQVYAQLHLLQQIVDSMPACVSYVDKNLCYQYVNVTYQDWFGIKPEDLYGRSLETVIGTAAYEKVKPNIDRVLAGEKVVYEATLHYDRAGTRYVHATLVPDYDTEGAVKGYFALIQDLTDRKAAELALQRKSEQDHTLWQITQRIRQTLDLQDILATATEEVQRHLHVDRTLIFQFTSGHGGEVIQVTHEADCPIAITAHQCQGQGLRSTCYQHYGQSTVGAVADLEQQDADLCLSPLMRAIAAKSAIIAPVLQAQGEGENCLWGFLIAQTCSDYRQWSTGEVDLLEQVADQLAIAVQQADLLAKLQCQAERLAETNQALEQANQRLNELSRQDALTKIANRRHFDVVLQQEWKRLSRSQLPLSLIMFDVDRFKQFNDRHGHLAGDACLTTVAQTSQGVVNRPTDLVARYGGEEFAVVLPNTDLSGALTIAETLRRSICALNIVNFETETETVYVTVSVGVACQIPTVGTSPQYLIDIADRALYRAKQTGRNRVVYGE from the coding sequence ATGGCCAAGGTGCCTAGAGGTAAACGGCAGTCTCCCCGCTTTTGGAACGAGATTACTCCAGAGTCATCGGAGTTGCAGCTCTCCCCGACGGCATGGCGGCACGAGGCGACCGTGAACAGGCAGATTCAAGTTTATGCCCAGCTTCATCTGCTGCAGCAAATAGTTGACTCGATGCCTGCTTGCGTTTCCTATGTAGACAAAAATCTTTGCTATCAATACGTCAACGTCACGTATCAAGACTGGTTTGGTATCAAGCCGGAGGATCTCTATGGTCGCTCCTTGGAAACAGTGATTGGCACCGCCGCCTACGAAAAGGTTAAGCCCAATATCGATCGGGTTTTAGCGGGAGAAAAGGTGGTCTATGAAGCCACCCTACATTATGACCGGGCGGGGACGCGCTATGTGCACGCCACCCTGGTACCCGACTACGACACCGAGGGGGCGGTGAAAGGCTACTTTGCGTTGATTCAAGACCTGACCGATCGCAAGGCGGCAGAACTTGCCCTCCAGCGGAAGTCAGAGCAAGATCACACTCTTTGGCAGATCACCCAACGCATTCGACAAACCCTAGACCTACAAGATATTTTGGCCACTGCCACTGAGGAGGTGCAGCGCCACCTACACGTCGATCGCACCCTGATTTTTCAGTTCACCTCGGGCCACGGCGGCGAGGTCATTCAGGTTACCCATGAGGCTGACTGCCCTATAGCCATCACCGCTCATCAGTGCCAGGGGCAAGGGCTGCGGTCAACCTGCTATCAACATTATGGTCAGAGCACCGTGGGTGCTGTGGCCGACCTAGAGCAGCAGGATGCTGACCTCTGCCTCAGCCCCTTGATGCGGGCGATCGCGGCTAAGTCGGCCATTATTGCCCCGGTGCTACAGGCCCAGGGCGAAGGAGAAAACTGTCTTTGGGGGTTTTTGATCGCTCAGACCTGTAGCGACTACCGCCAGTGGAGTACGGGAGAAGTCGATCTGCTGGAGCAGGTGGCTGACCAGTTGGCGATCGCCGTGCAGCAGGCCGATCTACTGGCCAAACTCCAGTGCCAAGCTGAACGGCTAGCCGAGACCAACCAGGCCCTAGAGCAGGCCAACCAACGCCTCAATGAACTGAGCCGCCAAGATGCCCTCACTAAAATTGCCAACCGTCGCCATTTCGACGTCGTTCTTCAGCAGGAGTGGAAGCGCCTGAGTCGCAGCCAATTACCCCTTTCGCTGATCATGTTTGACGTTGATCGCTTTAAGCAATTCAACGATCGCCACGGGCACCTGGCTGGAGATGCTTGCCTGACCACCGTTGCCCAAACTAGCCAGGGCGTGGTTAATCGCCCTACCGATCTAGTCGCCCGCTATGGGGGCGAAGAGTTTGCTGTCGTCTTGCCCAATACCGATCTTTCGGGGGCACTCACCATTGCTGAAACCCTTCGCCGCAGCATCTGCGCGCTCAACATCGTGAATTTTGAAACAGAAACCGAGACGGTCTATGTCACCGTTAGCGTTGGGGTGGCCTGCCAAATTCCCACTGTCGGCACGTCGCCTCAATATCTGATCGACATCGCTGATCGGGCGCTCTACCGAGCCAAGCAGACCGGACGCAACCGCGTAGTCTATGGGGAATAA
- a CDS encoding ABC transporter substrate-binding protein has translation MKKLPQFVGLTLIFSVVMVGCRSQSNAPQSTEAQSGDTITILGTLTGVGEDKMRAAMAPFTAATGIEIIYEGSDAFTTLVPVRVDSGNPPDMALFPQPGLMMDFAEAGQMVPLTDFIDRATLGDAYDEYLLNLVSLEDDVYGLWMRADVKSLVWYNPQAFEAKGYTVPETWAEMEALSDRMIADGSKPWCVGMESGQATGWVGTDWVEDILLRQAGPDVYDQWVSHQIPFADPQVKAAFEGFGAIALDPEAVLGGTTGILSTPFGEAPLPLFANPPGCYLHHQASFIVEFLPETIEPGVNLSVFPLPPIDPAQGNAVILGGIVFGVFNDTPAVRALMAYLATPEPHTIWAGLGSYISPHQQVSLDAYPDDLTRKQAEILRNADVLRFDGADLMPGAIGTGAFWSGIVDYVDGQDLDTVLSDIDDAWPPESE, from the coding sequence ATGAAAAAACTTCCCCAATTCGTCGGGCTTACGCTTATCTTCAGCGTTGTGATGGTTGGCTGCCGGTCGCAGTCAAACGCTCCCCAATCTACCGAAGCGCAGTCCGGCGATACCATCACCATTCTGGGCACCCTGACCGGCGTGGGCGAAGACAAGATGCGGGCCGCTATGGCTCCCTTTACCGCAGCTACCGGAATTGAAATTATCTACGAAGGCAGCGATGCCTTTACCACCCTGGTGCCGGTGCGGGTCGATTCGGGCAACCCGCCAGATATGGCCCTTTTCCCGCAGCCGGGGCTGATGATGGACTTTGCTGAGGCCGGGCAGATGGTGCCCCTCACCGACTTTATCGATCGCGCCACCCTGGGCGACGCCTACGACGAGTACCTGCTAAATCTGGTCAGTCTAGAAGACGATGTCTATGGCCTGTGGATGCGGGCAGATGTGAAAAGTCTGGTGTGGTACAACCCGCAGGCCTTTGAGGCCAAGGGCTACACTGTGCCTGAGACCTGGGCCGAGATGGAAGCGCTCAGCGATCGCATGATCGCTGACGGCAGCAAACCTTGGTGTGTGGGCATGGAAAGCGGACAGGCCACCGGCTGGGTGGGCACTGACTGGGTCGAGGACATTTTGCTGCGCCAGGCGGGGCCAGACGTTTATGACCAGTGGGTGAGCCACCAGATTCCCTTTGCTGACCCGCAGGTAAAGGCGGCGTTTGAGGGCTTTGGGGCGATCGCCCTCGACCCCGAGGCGGTGCTGGGCGGCACCACTGGCATTCTCAGCACCCCCTTTGGGGAGGCTCCGCTGCCGCTGTTTGCCAACCCACCGGGCTGCTACCTGCATCACCAGGCCAGCTTTATTGTGGAATTTTTGCCCGAAACCATCGAACCCGGCGTCAATCTCAGCGTGTTTCCGCTGCCGCCGATAGACCCTGCCCAGGGCAATGCGGTGATTTTGGGCGGCATTGTCTTTGGCGTCTTTAACGACACGCCAGCGGTGCGCGCCCTGATGGCCTACCTGGCCACCCCCGAACCCCACACGATCTGGGCCGGGCTGGGTAGCTACATCTCGCCACACCAGCAGGTGAGCCTCGATGCTTACCCCGATGACCTCACCCGCAAGCAGGCCGAGATTTTGAGAAATGCCGATGTGCTGCGCTTCGACGGCGCTGATCTGATGCCGGGGGCGATCGGCACGGGCGCCTTTTGGTCAGGCATTGTTGACTACGTCGATGGACAGGATCTAGATACCGTTCTCAGCGACATCGACGACGCTTGGCCCCCTGAATCAGAGTAG
- a CDS encoding acyl-CoA thioesterase: MHKLLFDLEVYTYQIDFAGHVNNSVYIHWMEIGRLKLLEAIGMPIHEVLKQGIAPVLVETNIIYKLPLYLGDRVQAQMWLSELRNASAVMQFRFYNGDQVLAAEGVQKGLFVDAKTMRPKRLTPDERASFSPYLNVATEV, from the coding sequence ATGCACAAGCTACTGTTTGATCTTGAGGTTTATACCTATCAAATTGACTTCGCGGGCCATGTGAATAACTCTGTCTATATTCACTGGATGGAAATTGGTCGCCTCAAGCTGCTAGAAGCCATTGGCATGCCCATTCACGAAGTGCTCAAACAGGGAATCGCGCCGGTTTTAGTTGAAACCAACATTATTTATAAGTTGCCGCTGTATTTGGGCGATCGCGTCCAGGCCCAGATGTGGCTGTCGGAGCTGCGCAACGCCTCGGCAGTGATGCAGTTTCGGTTTTATAATGGCGACCAGGTGTTGGCCGCTGAGGGCGTGCAAAAAGGTCTGTTTGTGGATGCTAAAACCATGCGTCCCAAGCGCCTGACCCCTGATGAAAGGGCTTCGTTTTCGCCCTACCTAAACGTAGCCACAGAAGTCTAA
- a CDS encoding TetR/AcrR family transcriptional regulator has product MTRYHGHRVVTSQQEDFMARDKEETKARILAAVGRLLAESGFKGLGVNAIAREAGVDKVLIYRYFEGLPQLLQSFAKEGDYWPSVEELVGDESTVNAETLAGWMAYLLSRFSDNLQERPMTQEILRWELLEGNELTRELAHVRDRFALDSLKFLEEKGSFPPDKDIPAISAVLVAGVVYLMLRTKSSSTFMGIDFSSPAGWQRIQAALDSMVQLTVADSKK; this is encoded by the coding sequence GTGACACGGTATCATGGTCACCGGGTGGTGACAAGCCAGCAAGAGGACTTTATGGCGCGCGACAAAGAAGAAACCAAGGCCCGCATTTTGGCTGCCGTCGGCAGGCTATTAGCCGAATCTGGCTTTAAAGGTCTAGGGGTGAATGCGATCGCCCGTGAGGCCGGAGTCGATAAAGTTTTGATCTACCGATATTTTGAAGGGCTGCCGCAGCTGCTCCAAAGTTTTGCTAAGGAGGGTGACTACTGGCCATCAGTAGAGGAATTGGTGGGGGATGAGTCTACGGTGAATGCCGAAACTCTGGCCGGCTGGATGGCCTATCTGCTGTCAAGATTTTCAGACAATTTGCAAGAGCGCCCCATGACCCAAGAAATTTTGCGGTGGGAACTGCTTGAGGGCAATGAATTAACCCGTGAACTTGCCCATGTACGAGACAGATTTGCTCTAGACAGCCTAAAGTTTTTAGAAGAAAAAGGGTCTTTTCCTCCAGACAAAGATATTCCAGCCATTAGCGCTGTTTTAGTAGCGGGAGTGGTCTATCTCATGCTGCGAACTAAGTCTAGCAGCACGTTTATGGGCATCGACTTTAGCTCGCCTGCTGGTTGGCAGCGCATTCAGGCCGCCCTTGACTCCATGGTTCAGCTAACAGTTGCAGACAGCAAAAAATAA
- the map gene encoding type I methionyl aminopeptidase, translating into MSSRTSVAILAAWHFWHHHPGNYCWAGAVGLDPQCFYRRENAYSIAKALTPSHSPRAKDTVEEQKQPSEVITLLSSRELEKMRKACQLAAQLLDYLTPHVKPGVSTQELNDLAETWTQKHGAKSAPLGYAGTVMPFPRSICTSINEVICHGIPNGEDVLRDGDIVNIDVTPILDGYHGDTSRTFLVGDVSPTARRLVEVTEEAMWRGIRAVKPGARVGDIGAAIQEYAEGEGFSVVRDFVGHGVHRIFHAAPQIPHYGEKGKGKKLRPGMVFTIEPMINIGSYEAEVLLDGWTAITVDRSLSAQFEHTVVVTKDGVDVLTLSPAKVLA; encoded by the coding sequence ATGAGCAGTAGAACGTCGGTTGCTATACTAGCGGCATGGCATTTTTGGCATCATCACCCAGGGAATTACTGCTGGGCAGGAGCGGTCGGTTTAGACCCTCAATGTTTCTATCGCCGAGAAAATGCCTACTCTATAGCTAAGGCACTCACCCCCAGCCATTCACCCAGAGCCAAAGATACCGTGGAAGAACAAAAGCAACCCTCCGAAGTTATCACTCTCCTTTCTAGCCGCGAGCTAGAAAAAATGCGCAAAGCCTGCCAGCTCGCCGCTCAGCTGCTCGACTATCTGACTCCCCACGTCAAGCCCGGCGTCAGCACCCAAGAACTGAACGACTTGGCCGAGACCTGGACCCAAAAGCACGGTGCTAAAAGTGCTCCCTTGGGCTATGCCGGTACGGTGATGCCCTTTCCCCGCTCTATCTGTACCAGCATCAACGAAGTCATCTGCCACGGCATTCCCAACGGCGAAGACGTGCTGCGTGACGGCGACATCGTCAATATCGATGTCACCCCCATTTTGGACGGCTACCACGGCGACACCTCCCGCACCTTCTTGGTAGGCGATGTTTCCCCCACCGCCCGTCGTCTGGTTGAAGTCACCGAAGAAGCCATGTGGCGCGGAATTCGTGCGGTCAAGCCCGGGGCTCGGGTGGGCGACATCGGTGCGGCCATTCAAGAATATGCTGAAGGTGAAGGCTTCTCGGTGGTGCGCGACTTTGTGGGCCACGGCGTCCACCGCATTTTCCACGCCGCTCCGCAGATTCCTCACTATGGCGAAAAGGGCAAGGGCAAAAAGCTGCGTCCCGGCATGGTGTTCACCATTGAGCCGATGATCAATATTGGCAGCTATGAGGCTGAAGTGCTCCTGGATGGCTGGACGGCAATTACTGTCGATCGCTCCCTGTCGGCCCAGTTTGAGCACACCGTAGTGGTGACCAAAGACGGCGTTGATGTGCTGACGCTCTCGCCTGCCAAGGTTTTGGCCTAG
- a CDS encoding GNAT family N-acetyltransferase has product MPYQVRPATLDDLPSLTALLEAYMQETFQRPWGGTSQKLAQDGFGAEFELIVAETEPLTPIAFAAWGSHYDLHHCMKGGVIIDLFVDPAHRARGVAAQLMMAIAAQVQQRGGEYITGGAVDNPSAQRFYRRCAHSFSAVECYVSGRAFRRLAELSGQSISYVVRNLPEVSWNYEP; this is encoded by the coding sequence ATGCCTTACCAAGTGCGCCCTGCAACCTTAGACGATCTGCCCAGTCTCACAGCCCTGCTAGAGGCGTACATGCAGGAGACCTTTCAGCGCCCTTGGGGTGGCACCTCCCAAAAGCTGGCCCAGGACGGGTTTGGAGCCGAGTTTGAGCTGATAGTGGCGGAAACAGAACCGCTAACGCCAATTGCCTTTGCCGCCTGGGGATCTCATTATGATCTGCACCACTGCATGAAAGGCGGTGTGATCATTGATTTGTTCGTCGATCCGGCCCATCGTGCTAGAGGCGTGGCGGCGCAGCTGATGATGGCGATCGCCGCTCAGGTTCAGCAGCGAGGTGGTGAGTATATTACCGGCGGAGCCGTCGATAACCCCAGCGCTCAACGGTTTTATCGGCGCTGTGCCCACAGCTTTTCAGCGGTAGAGTGCTACGTGTCAGGCCGGGCGTTTCGGCGATTGGCAGAGCTATCGGGCCAATCCATAAGCTACGTGGTGAGAAACCTACCAGAAGTCTCCTGGAACTACGAACCCTAA
- a CDS encoding aldo/keto reductase, translated as MDYRRFGRTNLSLSVLSLGIMRALASEKVFRDTLIAGLALGINHIETAQAYGTSERWLGAFLKTAAVPDNLVITTKVTPQPDAATMTQRLEESLERLGLPQIDCLAIHGLNTPEHLAWVSDPQGCMAAVRRFQADGRVGHVGFSTHGSREVIEGAIATDQFDFVNLHYYYLFQRHAPILNLATERDMGIFIISPGDKGGMLYTPPAQLEELCAPFTPLELTYRWLLADPRITTLSTGPAIPAELAILESLGDRTYPLTAAELAALERLSVQESAALGSDRCAQCYDCLPCPEAINIPEVLRLRNLAVAYDMQPFGEYRYRMFENAGHWFPGRKANRCTDCGDCLPRCPEKLDIPTLLRDTHDRLQGPTRRRLWGD; from the coding sequence ATGGACTATCGGCGGTTCGGTCGCACCAATCTATCGCTCTCGGTGCTATCTCTGGGCATCATGCGCGCTCTGGCTTCTGAGAAGGTGTTTCGCGACACTCTGATCGCTGGGTTGGCGCTGGGCATCAACCACATCGAAACTGCTCAGGCCTATGGCACTAGCGAGCGCTGGTTAGGGGCTTTTCTCAAAACAGCAGCGGTGCCAGACAACTTGGTAATCACCACCAAAGTTACACCTCAGCCTGACGCCGCCACAATGACTCAGCGCCTAGAGGAATCCCTGGAACGGCTGGGACTGCCCCAAATTGACTGTCTCGCCATCCACGGCCTCAACACCCCTGAGCACCTAGCCTGGGTGAGCGATCCCCAGGGCTGCATGGCGGCGGTGCGGCGCTTTCAAGCCGATGGCCGCGTTGGCCACGTGGGGTTTTCGACCCACGGCAGTCGGGAGGTGATCGAGGGGGCGATCGCTACTGATCAGTTCGATTTCGTCAACCTGCACTACTACTATTTATTTCAGCGCCACGCCCCCATCCTCAACCTCGCCACTGAGCGAGATATGGGTATTTTCATCATCTCCCCTGGCGACAAGGGCGGTATGCTCTACACCCCGCCCGCCCAGCTTGAGGAACTCTGCGCACCGTTTACCCCGTTGGAGTTGACCTATCGCTGGCTGCTGGCCGACCCGCGCATCACCACCCTTAGCACCGGTCCCGCCATCCCGGCAGAACTCGCAATTTTAGAAAGCTTGGGCGATCGCACCTATCCCCTCACCGCCGCCGAACTCGCCGCCTTAGAACGGCTCTCGGTACAGGAATCTGCTGCTTTAGGGAGCGATCGCTGCGCCCAGTGCTACGACTGCCTGCCCTGCCCTGAAGCCATTAATATTCCAGAAGTGCTGCGGCTCAGAAATCTGGCGGTGGCCTACGACATGCAGCCCTTTGGCGAATACCGGTACCGCATGTTTGAGAACGCAGGTCACTGGTTCCCCGGCCGCAAGGCCAACCGCTGCACCGACTGCGGCGACTGCCTGCCCCGCTGCCCGGAAAAGCTAGATATTCCCACTCTGCTGCGCGACACCCACGATCGCCTCCAAGGCCCCACCCGCCGCCGCCTCTGGGGCGATTAG
- a CDS encoding bifunctional nuclease family protein, whose amino-acid sequence MIEMRVAGIALDAMSRTPVILLRDTTDRRQVPIYISREQANSIIAVLENQPAPRPLTHDLFVNLLDEWDMTLERVVIHSLQDNTYFALLTLSKGEIRRELDSRPSDAIAIALRLDAPIWVMEEVVAEASIPVDTDADEAEKKAFQAFLANINPSDFTHRGKSSTSNDTLESSDS is encoded by the coding sequence ATGATTGAAATGAGAGTCGCCGGGATTGCCCTAGATGCGATGTCGCGAACTCCGGTAATTTTGCTGCGAGACACTACCGATCGCCGACAGGTTCCAATCTACATCAGCCGCGAGCAGGCCAATTCCATCATCGCGGTGCTCGAAAACCAGCCCGCCCCCCGTCCCCTCACCCACGACCTGTTTGTCAACTTGCTCGATGAGTGGGATATGACCCTGGAGCGCGTGGTCATTCACTCCCTACAAGACAACACATACTTTGCCCTGCTCACCCTTTCCAAGGGCGAAATTCGCCGCGAGCTAGACTCGCGCCCCAGTGATGCGATCGCGATCGCTCTGCGCCTTGACGCCCCCATCTGGGTGATGGAAGAAGTCGTCGCCGAGGCCTCTATCCCTGTCGATACCGACGCCGATGAGGCTGAGAAGAAAGCGTTTCAAGCCTTTCTGGCCAACATCAACCCCTCCGATTTCACCCACCGGGGCAAGTCCTCCACCAGCAACGATACGCTGGAAAGCTCTGACTCGTAG
- the ribE gene encoding riboflavin synthase, producing MFTGLIQATGMLFHKGDTQVYLRWETSPLPGSLTDVELGDSIAVDGICLTVETMLPDGFVAAVSPETLDRTSLGNLPDGSRVNLESSLRVGSKIGGHFVTGHIDGQGHLEAAIETDNAWKLSFTVGDRRVARYIVPKGSIAVNGISLTVADCSPSGNWFAVAVIPVTYRETTLQHLRPGQAVNLEGDVLGKYVEKFTVGKEDSAAGGDGLSLEFLTEHGY from the coding sequence ATGTTTACTGGACTGATTCAAGCGACGGGTATGCTCTTTCACAAGGGCGATACCCAGGTCTACCTGCGCTGGGAGACCAGCCCACTGCCTGGTTCCCTTACCGATGTCGAACTGGGGGATAGCATCGCGGTAGATGGCATTTGCCTGACGGTAGAAACCATGTTGCCCGATGGCTTTGTGGCCGCAGTTTCACCGGAAACCCTCGATCGCACCTCCCTGGGCAACCTCCCCGACGGCAGTCGAGTCAACCTGGAGTCGTCACTGCGAGTGGGCAGCAAAATTGGTGGTCACTTTGTCACCGGCCACATCGACGGGCAGGGCCATCTAGAAGCGGCGATCGAAACCGACAACGCCTGGAAGCTTAGTTTTACCGTGGGCGATCGCCGGGTGGCCCGCTACATCGTGCCCAAGGGCAGCATTGCGGTGAATGGCATTAGCCTGACGGTGGCCGACTGTAGCCCCAGCGGCAACTGGTTCGCCGTGGCGGTGATCCCTGTGACCTACCGCGAAACCACCCTGCAACACCTGCGCCCTGGCCAGGCGGTGAACCTGGAGGGCGACGTGCTGGGTAAGTATGTAGAGAAATTCACGGTGGGCAAGGAGGATTCTGCGGCAGGAGGAGATGGGCTGTCGCTAGAGTTTTTGACAGAACACGGCTACTGA
- a CDS encoding AAA family ATPase: MADATLYLLCGKIAAGKSTKARELASQPGTVLIAQDEWLSTLYPDELNTLADYVRCSTRLNSVMGTHVEALLRTGLSVVLDFPANTVKSRQWMKAIVERAGVAHSLYYLDVPDAECKRRLRQRNESGTHEYAPTEADFDQFTSYFVPPAPEEGFNVITIQG; encoded by the coding sequence ATGGCTGACGCAACCCTTTACCTACTGTGCGGCAAAATTGCGGCGGGCAAGTCTACTAAGGCACGCGAATTGGCGAGCCAGCCCGGTACGGTTTTGATTGCCCAGGACGAGTGGCTGTCCACCCTCTACCCTGACGAGCTCAACACGCTGGCTGACTACGTTCGATGTAGCACGCGCCTCAACAGCGTGATGGGCACCCATGTTGAGGCGTTACTGAGAACGGGGCTCTCGGTCGTCCTCGACTTCCCAGCCAACACGGTGAAAAGTCGGCAGTGGATGAAAGCGATCGTTGAGCGAGCTGGAGTTGCCCATAGTCTGTATTACCTAGACGTGCCGGATGCCGAGTGCAAGCGGCGGCTGCGCCAGCGTAACGAAAGCGGCACTCACGAATATGCGCCAACCGAGGCTGATTTTGACCAGTTCACCAGCTATTTTGTGCCGCCCGCCCCAGAAGAGGGCTTTAACGTGATCACTATCCAGGGCTGA